The Aquipuribacter hungaricus genome has a segment encoding these proteins:
- a CDS encoding YdcF family protein has protein sequence MAEARVGRGGRGGRVLGRLVLLLVVLALLVPLAVAARVVQVAGRDERVSADALVVLGASQLDGRPGPVLEARLQHALELYQAGLAPVVVTTGGNQAGDRYTEAGSAQTWLVDHGVPAAAVVAVPTGGNTIDSLVPVAALAQGSGWQQGVLVVSDPWHVYRVRTMADDLGLRVAGASPTRTGPSTGDLGREVSYVVRETAGVLVQAAGVSVP, from the coding sequence GTGGCTGAGGCCAGGGTCGGCAGGGGCGGGCGCGGTGGCCGGGTGCTCGGCCGCCTCGTGCTGCTGCTCGTGGTCCTCGCGCTCCTGGTGCCGCTCGCCGTCGCGGCGCGGGTGGTGCAGGTGGCCGGGCGTGACGAGCGGGTGAGCGCCGACGCCCTCGTCGTCCTGGGCGCCTCCCAGCTGGACGGCCGCCCGGGCCCGGTGCTCGAGGCGCGGCTGCAGCACGCGCTCGAGCTGTACCAGGCCGGGCTGGCGCCGGTGGTGGTGACGACCGGCGGCAACCAGGCGGGGGACCGGTACACCGAGGCCGGCAGCGCCCAGACCTGGCTCGTCGACCACGGCGTGCCCGCCGCGGCGGTCGTCGCGGTCCCGACCGGCGGCAACACCATCGACAGCCTCGTCCCGGTCGCCGCGCTCGCGCAGGGCTCCGGCTGGCAGCAGGGTGTGCTCGTGGTGAGCGACCCCTGGCACGTGTACCGCGTCCGGACCATGGCCGACGACCTCGGCCTGCGCGTCGCCGGCGCCAGCCCGACCCGCACCGGGCCCAGCACGGGCGACCTCGGCCGCGAGGTCAGCTACGTCGTCCGCGAGACCGCCGGCGTCCTCGTGCAGGCCGCCGGGGTGAGCGTGCCGTGA
- the dusB gene encoding tRNA dihydrouridine synthase DusB, protein MSTPTVERTRPLRLGDRTLAAPVVLAPMAGITNAAFRRLCRELGGGAGLYVSEMVTSRALVERTPESLRLTEHHPDEPVKSVQLYATDPATAARAVTLLLEEGRAEHVDLNFGCPVPKVTRRGGGAALPWKTELFAAVVRAVVRAAEPGGVPVTVKMRKGIDEDHLTYLDAGRVAVDEGAAWVALHGRTAAQLYAPSADWDAIARLRDALPAEVPVLGNGDVFSAEDAVAMVARTGCDGVVVGRGCLGRPWLFADIAAALAGSDARTRPGLATVLAAFRRHAVLLTENMGDEGRACRDIRKHVSWYLKGYPVGHEARVALALVDSIADIDTVVAGLPEDAPYPGEAAEGQRGRAGAARSVSLPEGWLATRELDDATAAQVAAAEASVSGG, encoded by the coding sequence GTGAGCACCCCGACCGTCGAGCGGACCCGCCCCCTGCGCCTGGGCGACCGGACCCTCGCCGCGCCCGTGGTCCTCGCGCCCATGGCGGGCATCACCAACGCGGCCTTCCGGCGGCTGTGCCGCGAGCTCGGCGGCGGCGCCGGGCTGTACGTGTCGGAGATGGTCACCAGCCGGGCGCTCGTCGAGCGGACCCCGGAGTCGCTGCGCCTCACCGAGCACCACCCGGACGAGCCGGTCAAGAGCGTCCAGCTGTACGCCACCGACCCGGCCACGGCGGCGCGGGCGGTCACCCTGCTGCTGGAGGAGGGCCGGGCCGAGCACGTCGACCTCAACTTCGGCTGCCCGGTGCCCAAGGTGACCCGTCGCGGCGGCGGCGCCGCGCTGCCGTGGAAGACCGAGCTGTTCGCCGCCGTCGTCCGCGCCGTGGTCCGCGCCGCCGAGCCGGGCGGCGTCCCGGTCACGGTGAAGATGCGCAAGGGGATCGACGAGGACCACCTGACGTACCTCGACGCCGGGCGCGTCGCGGTCGACGAGGGCGCCGCCTGGGTGGCGCTGCACGGGCGCACCGCGGCGCAGCTGTACGCCCCCAGCGCCGACTGGGACGCCATCGCCCGGCTGCGCGACGCGCTGCCCGCCGAGGTGCCGGTGCTCGGCAACGGCGACGTGTTCTCCGCCGAGGACGCCGTCGCCATGGTCGCGCGCACCGGCTGCGACGGGGTCGTCGTGGGGCGCGGCTGCCTGGGCCGGCCGTGGCTCTTCGCCGACATCGCCGCCGCCCTGGCCGGCAGCGACGCCCGCACCCGGCCCGGCCTGGCGACCGTGCTCGCCGCCTTCCGCCGCCACGCCGTCCTGCTCACGGAGAACATGGGCGACGAGGGCCGTGCCTGCCGGGACATCCGCAAGCACGTGTCCTGGTACCTCAAGGGGTACCCGGTCGGGCACGAGGCACGGGTCGCGCTCGCCCTCGTCGACAGCATCGCCGACATCGACACCGTCGTCGCCGGCCTGCCGGAGGACGCCCCGTACCCGGGGGAGGCCGCCGAGGGCCAGCGCGGCCGCGCCGGTGCCGCCCGGTCGGTGTCGCTGCCCGAGGGCTGGCTGGCCACGCGCGAGCTCGACGACGCGACCGCCGCGCAGGTCGCCGCCGCCGAGGCGTCCGTGTCCGGTGGCTGA
- a CDS encoding deoxyguanosinetriphosphate triphosphohydrolase translates to MSTRPPQEDRDRDGEVAGYDDRARDRLVPEPAKSSRRTAFARDRARVLHASALRRLAAKTQVVGPDSDDFVRNRLTHSLEVAQVGRELGAGLGCDPDVVDAACLAHDLGHPPFGHTGETVLDEVAAEVGGFEGNAQTLRVLTRLEPKVVREDGSSAGLNLTRATLDAATKYPWPRGDQPEGLPEGKFGVYADDLAVFAWLREGAAPGARSLEAQVMDLADDVAYSVHDVEDGVVADRLDLGVLRSPAERADVAATAARWYGTGVDGGSVEAALLRLQALPEWVEGFDGSRRGLAALKTMTSALVGRFAGAADEATRARYGDGPLTRHGAGLVVPEDTVAEVVALKAVAAHYVMSADERLPVYAQQQELLAELVDALLVVGGEVMQPPYAADLAEAADDAAALRVVVDQVAALTDTSAVVWHRSLVG, encoded by the coding sequence GTGAGCACCCGCCCCCCGCAGGAGGACAGGGACCGTGACGGCGAGGTCGCCGGCTACGACGACCGCGCGCGCGATCGGCTCGTCCCCGAGCCGGCCAAGAGCAGCCGCCGTACCGCCTTCGCGCGCGACCGGGCCCGGGTGCTCCACGCCTCCGCGCTGCGCCGGCTGGCCGCCAAGACGCAGGTCGTCGGCCCCGACAGCGACGACTTCGTCCGGAACCGCCTGACGCACTCCCTGGAGGTGGCGCAGGTCGGCCGCGAGCTCGGCGCCGGGCTCGGCTGCGACCCCGACGTCGTCGACGCGGCGTGCCTGGCCCACGACCTCGGGCACCCTCCCTTCGGCCACACCGGCGAGACCGTGCTGGACGAGGTGGCCGCCGAGGTCGGCGGGTTCGAGGGCAACGCCCAGACCCTTCGCGTGCTCACCCGGCTCGAGCCCAAGGTCGTGCGCGAGGACGGCAGCAGCGCCGGCCTCAACCTGACCCGGGCCACCCTGGACGCCGCGACCAAGTACCCGTGGCCGCGCGGGGACCAGCCCGAGGGCCTGCCGGAGGGGAAGTTCGGCGTCTACGCCGACGACCTGGCCGTCTTCGCCTGGCTGCGCGAGGGCGCCGCGCCCGGGGCGAGGAGCCTCGAGGCCCAGGTCATGGACCTCGCCGACGACGTGGCCTACAGCGTCCACGACGTCGAGGACGGCGTCGTCGCCGACCGGCTCGACCTCGGCGTCCTCCGCTCGCCGGCCGAGCGCGCCGACGTCGCCGCGACCGCCGCCCGCTGGTACGGCACCGGGGTGGACGGCGGCTCGGTCGAGGCCGCCCTGCTGCGGCTGCAGGCGCTGCCGGAGTGGGTCGAGGGGTTCGACGGCAGCCGTCGCGGCCTCGCGGCGCTGAAGACGATGACGAGCGCCCTCGTGGGCCGGTTCGCCGGGGCGGCCGACGAGGCCACCCGCGCCCGGTACGGCGACGGGCCGCTCACCCGGCACGGCGCCGGCCTCGTCGTCCCCGAGGACACCGTCGCGGAGGTCGTCGCTCTCAAGGCCGTCGCGGCGCACTACGTCATGAGCGCCGACGAGCGGCTGCCCGTGTACGCCCAGCAGCAGGAGCTGCTCGCCGAGCTCGTCGACGCCCTCCTCGTGGTGGGCGGGGAGGTCATGCAGCCGCCGTACGCGGCCGACCTCGCCGAGGCGGCCGACGACGCCGCGGCCCTGCGGGTGGTCGTGGACCAGGTCGCCGCGCTCACCGACACGAGCGCCGTGGTCTGGCACCGCAGCCTGGTCGGCTGA
- a CDS encoding SDR family NAD(P)-dependent oxidoreductase gives MRITDSAVMVTGAASGLGHATARRFAADGARVVLVDLPGERLDAAVAGLAELGDVVAAPADVTDEEQLAAAVAVAADRGPLRVAVACAGIAPPTKTYGKRGVAPLEGFVQVVMVNLVGTFNLFRLAAAQMAGNEPVDGDRGVLVGTASVAAFDGQVGQAAYSASKGGVAAMTLPVARDLAEHAVRVMTVAPGIMDTPMLAGLPEAARESLGTQVPHPARLGRPEEYADLVAHIVANGLLNGETIRLDGAIRMAPR, from the coding sequence GTGAGGATCACCGACAGCGCAGTCATGGTCACCGGCGCCGCCTCCGGGCTGGGGCACGCCACCGCACGCCGCTTCGCCGCCGACGGCGCGCGGGTGGTGCTCGTCGACCTGCCCGGCGAGCGGCTCGACGCGGCCGTCGCCGGGCTCGCGGAGCTCGGTGACGTCGTCGCAGCACCGGCCGACGTCACCGACGAGGAGCAGCTGGCCGCGGCGGTCGCCGTCGCCGCCGACCGGGGGCCGCTCCGTGTGGCGGTCGCCTGCGCCGGCATCGCCCCGCCGACCAAGACCTACGGGAAGCGCGGCGTGGCCCCGCTGGAGGGCTTCGTCCAGGTCGTCATGGTCAACCTCGTCGGCACCTTCAACCTGTTCCGCCTCGCAGCCGCGCAGATGGCCGGCAACGAGCCCGTCGACGGCGACAGGGGCGTGCTGGTCGGCACGGCGTCCGTCGCGGCGTTCGACGGGCAGGTCGGCCAGGCGGCGTACAGCGCGTCCAAGGGCGGGGTGGCGGCGATGACGCTGCCCGTGGCCCGTGACCTCGCCGAGCACGCCGTCCGGGTCATGACCGTCGCCCCCGGGATCATGGACACGCCGATGCTCGCCGGCCTGCCCGAGGCGGCTCGCGAGTCGCTCGGCACGCAGGTCCCGCACCCGGCCCGCCTGGGCCGGCCCGAGGAGTACGCCGACCTGGTCGCGCACATCGTGGCCAACGGCCTGCTCAACGGCGAGACCATCCGCCTGGACGGCGCCATCCGGATGGCGCCTCGCTGA
- a CDS encoding CBM35 domain-containing protein, with amino-acid sequence MLGQSPSGGRRRRAGLAALTGLALVGPLSYAPSVAASTVDPLPPQEPGVTVRTYLTGQPLSQLCTIKEGSTPNVDRLAPVVDLTTAEDFGAEDNFLTTVDANLTVPADGDYTFRLTSDDGSRLSVGGEVLVDNDGLHGEVAVEGTVTLTAGTHPLFVEFFEAGFGQRLLLEWRAPGTDDFQVVPSSVLSTEAGVVRVTAPGTKYCEGATDTAGDGLRLDSVHPGYDLVDLRPEGFEPMVSGLDLTDDGELVVLTSGAVSPAGYPDEPTPGEVFVLSGVDEADGPEDVTYTRVATNLVTPMGVDVIGDSIWVSEKYGLTELTPDTDGDGLMEHRSHASWPSGGNFHEFAFGLLHDEEYFYVSRSVAINNGGATTDPQPGEDAGTSIKIDRETGEVSLVAGGLRTPNGMGWGPEDGLFAMDNQGSWLPASKMVHIKQDRFFNHYTNPAGPFDDQPVTQPVVWVPQNEIGNSPSTPVMVTEGVYAGQMVFGDVTYGGLQRAFLEKVDGEYQGAVFRHTAGLEAGVNRTIIGPDGTVYVGGIGEAGNWSEPGKLRYGLQKLTPNGGTTFDMQSMEVVDGGFEITYTEPLSDETLAGIESAYQIQQWRYLPTPSYGGPKIDEEPLFVSEATVSEDRTSVTLQVDGLRPGRVVHLRSPRPFAAADGTELWNTEAWYTLNSLPGYEAPADRGYHEAEEATLRFGANVQTEHSGYSGAGFAGGFSNAGAELTFTTSVEQAGTYPVNVRYANGPNPFSGTKEVALYVNGAKVDPVAFPDTGDWKTWEWLTRDLALQAGENTITLKYDDDVDGNVNVDVLTVGDQLDICTPTPADEGYTSLFDGTLASLDSWRMAGPGSFGRVADCSIRGEGGLGLLWFTEQQFSDQYTLALDWKLVKDDNGGIFVGFPNPGNDPWVAVNSGYEIQVDATDAADRTTGAVYTFQGADPDAVEQALNPVGRWNSYEIAVDGDRIRISLNGVLVNDFTSTDPARDLAGFIGVQNHGGGETVYYRDIQVKGGVDFAGSYEAEDAELLGGANVGTEHAGYSGAGYVQGIEQVGAGVTFEVDVDADGSYPLHLGYANGPNPFDGDKTLSLYVNGQEQDDLVLPRLGTWKAWGTVVRSVDLQEGANSITVRFDDGDDGNVNLDVLRVGEVQEEPVYLDSHEAEDAQLGGGANPSTEHAGYSGSGYVQGFQQVGAEVTFEVDVPDNGRYPLHLRYANGPNPFDGDKTVSMYVNGTEVDQLVLPRTGAWATWSTVVREAALVAGTNTVTIRYEDGDDGNVNLDVLKVGEYLGPVLIGSYEAEDAGLAGSANVSTEHAGFTGSGYVQGFGDVGAGVTFEVEVDEAGTYPLHLRYANGPNPFQGDKSVSMYVNGTELDELVLPSTGTWPTWGTVEREVALDAGVNTVSVRHEAGDDGHVNLDALLVEAAVETSEPDTTAPVTAATVSGTPVEGWHTDEPTVTLTATDDGDVAGTEYQLGDGGWVVYTGPFAVTGEGEHVVRFRSTDAAGNVEEAQSIELRVDTRAPEVTWEGATSYTIDQDVSVTCSAVDPEPGSGLADDTCSDVEGRAWFFGSGAHELEASATDVAGNTGTSTATFEVQVTFDSLASVVEELVDNRGAVRGLTDKLERAEDADRPRTRAALLAAFDRQLAGQVGRSVSAEHAEMLDGFTDELE; translated from the coding sequence ATGCTCGGTCAGTCCCCGTCAGGCGGGCGGCGCCGTCGCGCCGGTCTCGCTGCACTCACGGGCCTCGCGCTCGTGGGTCCGCTGTCGTACGCGCCCTCGGTGGCCGCGTCGACCGTGGACCCCCTGCCCCCGCAGGAGCCAGGTGTCACGGTGCGCACGTACCTCACCGGCCAGCCGCTCAGCCAGCTCTGCACGATCAAGGAGGGCTCGACCCCGAACGTCGACCGCCTCGCCCCGGTCGTCGACCTCACCACCGCGGAGGACTTCGGCGCGGAGGACAACTTCCTGACCACGGTCGACGCGAACCTGACCGTCCCCGCCGACGGCGACTACACCTTCCGGCTGACCAGCGACGACGGCTCCCGGCTGAGCGTCGGCGGCGAGGTCCTCGTGGACAACGACGGGCTCCACGGCGAGGTGGCTGTCGAGGGCACCGTGACGCTGACCGCGGGAACCCACCCCCTGTTCGTCGAGTTCTTCGAGGCCGGCTTCGGCCAGCGGCTGCTGCTGGAGTGGCGCGCACCCGGCACGGACGACTTCCAGGTCGTCCCCAGCTCTGTGCTGAGCACCGAGGCCGGCGTCGTCCGCGTGACCGCCCCCGGCACCAAGTACTGCGAGGGCGCCACCGACACCGCGGGCGACGGGCTCAGGCTCGACTCCGTGCACCCCGGCTACGACCTGGTCGACCTGCGCCCCGAGGGCTTCGAGCCGATGGTGTCGGGGCTCGACCTGACCGACGACGGCGAGCTGGTGGTGCTGACCTCCGGCGCCGTCAGCCCGGCCGGCTACCCCGACGAGCCCACGCCCGGCGAGGTGTTCGTCCTGTCCGGCGTCGACGAGGCGGACGGCCCCGAGGACGTCACCTACACCCGCGTCGCCACCAACCTCGTCACGCCCATGGGCGTCGACGTCATCGGCGACAGCATCTGGGTGTCGGAGAAGTACGGCCTGACCGAGCTCACCCCCGACACCGACGGCGACGGGCTCATGGAGCACCGGTCGCACGCCTCCTGGCCCAGCGGCGGCAACTTCCACGAGTTCGCCTTCGGCCTGCTGCACGACGAGGAGTACTTCTACGTCAGCCGGTCCGTGGCCATCAACAACGGTGGCGCCACGACGGACCCGCAGCCGGGCGAGGACGCCGGCACGAGCATCAAGATCGACCGCGAGACCGGTGAGGTCAGCCTGGTCGCGGGCGGTCTGCGCACCCCCAACGGCATGGGCTGGGGACCGGAGGACGGGCTGTTCGCCATGGACAACCAGGGCTCCTGGCTGCCGGCGTCGAAGATGGTCCACATCAAGCAGGACCGGTTCTTCAACCACTACACCAACCCGGCCGGGCCCTTCGACGACCAGCCGGTCACCCAGCCGGTCGTCTGGGTCCCCCAGAACGAGATCGGCAACTCCCCCAGCACCCCGGTCATGGTGACCGAGGGCGTCTACGCGGGCCAGATGGTCTTCGGCGACGTCACCTACGGCGGCCTGCAGCGGGCGTTCCTGGAGAAGGTCGACGGTGAGTACCAGGGCGCCGTCTTCCGTCACACCGCGGGCCTCGAGGCCGGCGTCAACCGCACCATCATCGGTCCGGACGGCACCGTCTACGTCGGCGGCATCGGCGAGGCCGGCAACTGGAGCGAGCCCGGCAAGCTCCGCTACGGGCTGCAGAAGCTGACCCCGAACGGCGGCACCACCTTCGACATGCAGTCGATGGAGGTCGTCGACGGCGGCTTCGAGATCACCTACACCGAGCCCCTGTCGGACGAGACGCTGGCCGGCATCGAGTCCGCCTACCAGATCCAGCAGTGGCGCTACCTGCCCACCCCGTCCTACGGCGGGCCGAAGATCGACGAGGAGCCGCTGTTCGTCAGCGAGGCCACGGTGTCGGAGGACCGCACCAGCGTCACGCTGCAGGTCGACGGCCTCAGGCCGGGACGGGTCGTGCACCTGCGCTCCCCGAGGCCCTTCGCGGCCGCGGACGGCACCGAGCTGTGGAACACCGAGGCCTGGTACACCCTCAACTCCCTGCCCGGCTACGAGGCGCCCGCCGACCGCGGGTACCACGAGGCCGAGGAGGCCACGCTCCGCTTCGGCGCGAACGTGCAGACCGAGCACAGCGGCTACTCCGGTGCGGGCTTCGCCGGCGGCTTCTCCAACGCCGGCGCCGAGCTGACCTTCACCACCTCGGTGGAGCAGGCCGGTACGTACCCGGTCAACGTCCGCTACGCCAACGGGCCCAACCCCTTCTCCGGCACCAAGGAGGTCGCGCTGTACGTCAACGGCGCGAAGGTCGACCCGGTCGCGTTCCCCGACACCGGTGACTGGAAGACGTGGGAGTGGCTCACCCGTGACCTGGCCCTGCAGGCCGGCGAGAACACCATCACCCTGAAGTACGACGACGACGTCGACGGCAACGTCAACGTCGACGTGCTGACGGTCGGTGACCAGCTGGACATCTGCACCCCGACCCCGGCGGACGAGGGCTACACCTCGTTGTTCGACGGCACGCTGGCCTCCCTCGACAGCTGGCGGATGGCGGGCCCCGGCTCGTTCGGCCGCGTCGCCGACTGCAGCATCCGCGGCGAGGGCGGGCTCGGCCTGCTCTGGTTCACCGAGCAGCAGTTCTCCGACCAGTACACGCTCGCCCTGGACTGGAAGCTGGTCAAGGACGACAACGGCGGGATCTTCGTCGGCTTCCCGAACCCGGGGAACGACCCGTGGGTGGCCGTCAACTCCGGCTACGAGATCCAGGTCGACGCGACCGACGCCGCCGACCGCACCACCGGTGCCGTCTACACCTTCCAGGGCGCGGACCCCGACGCCGTGGAGCAGGCGCTCAACCCGGTCGGCCGCTGGAACAGCTACGAGATCGCCGTCGACGGCGACCGCATCAGGATCAGCCTCAACGGCGTGCTGGTGAACGACTTCACCAGCACCGACCCCGCGCGCGACCTGGCCGGCTTCATCGGCGTCCAGAACCACGGTGGCGGCGAGACCGTGTACTACCGCGACATCCAGGTCAAGGGCGGCGTCGACTTCGCCGGCAGCTACGAGGCCGAGGACGCCGAGCTGCTCGGCGGCGCGAACGTCGGCACCGAGCACGCCGGCTACTCCGGCGCCGGCTACGTGCAGGGCATCGAGCAGGTGGGCGCGGGCGTGACCTTCGAGGTCGACGTCGACGCCGACGGCAGCTACCCGCTGCACCTGGGCTACGCCAACGGGCCCAACCCCTTCGACGGCGACAAGACCCTGTCGCTGTACGTCAACGGGCAGGAGCAGGACGACCTCGTGCTGCCCCGCCTGGGCACCTGGAAGGCCTGGGGCACCGTGGTCCGCTCGGTCGACCTGCAGGAGGGCGCCAACAGCATCACGGTGCGCTTCGACGACGGTGACGACGGCAACGTCAACCTGGACGTGCTCCGGGTGGGCGAGGTCCAGGAGGAGCCCGTCTACCTCGACAGCCACGAGGCCGAGGACGCCCAGCTCGGCGGCGGCGCCAACCCCAGCACGGAGCATGCCGGCTACTCCGGTTCCGGCTACGTGCAGGGCTTCCAGCAGGTCGGCGCCGAGGTCACGTTCGAGGTGGACGTGCCGGACAACGGGCGGTACCCGCTGCACCTGCGCTACGCCAACGGCCCGAACCCCTTCGACGGGGACAAGACGGTGTCGATGTACGTCAACGGCACCGAGGTCGACCAGCTCGTCCTGCCGCGCACCGGCGCCTGGGCGACCTGGAGCACCGTGGTCCGTGAGGCCGCCCTGGTGGCCGGCACCAACACCGTGACCATCCGCTACGAGGACGGCGACGACGGCAACGTCAACCTCGACGTCCTCAAGGTGGGCGAGTACCTGGGCCCGGTCCTCATCGGCAGCTACGAGGCCGAGGACGCCGGGCTGGCCGGCAGCGCCAACGTCAGCACGGAGCACGCCGGGTTCACCGGCAGCGGCTACGTGCAGGGCTTCGGCGACGTCGGGGCCGGGGTGACCTTCGAGGTGGAGGTCGACGAGGCCGGGACGTACCCGCTGCACCTGCGCTACGCCAACGGCCCCAACCCGTTCCAGGGCGACAAGAGCGTGTCGATGTACGTCAACGGCACGGAGCTCGACGAGCTCGTCCTGCCGAGCACCGGCACCTGGCCGACCTGGGGCACCGTGGAGCGCGAGGTCGCCCTAGACGCGGGCGTCAACACCGTCTCGGTCCGCCACGAGGCGGGCGACGACGGCCACGTCAACCTCGACGCGCTCCTGGTCGAGGCGGCCGTGGAGACCTCGGAGCCGGACACCACGGCGCCGGTCACCGCGGCGACCGTGTCGGGCACGCCGGTCGAGGGCTGGCACACCGACGAGCCCACCGTCACCCTCACCGCCACCGACGACGGCGACGTCGCCGGCACGGAGTACCAGCTGGGCGACGGCGGGTGGGTCGTCTACACCGGGCCCTTCGCCGTGACCGGGGAGGGCGAGCACGTGGTCCGGTTCCGCTCCACCGACGCCGCCGGCAACGTGGAGGAGGCGCAGAGCATCGAGCTCCGCGTAGACACCCGCGCGCCGGAGGTCACGTGGGAGGGCGCGACGTCCTACACGATCGACCAGGACGTCAGCGTGACCTGCTCGGCCGTCGACCCGGAGCCGGGCTCCGGTCTGGCCGACGACACCTGCTCCGACGTCGAGGGCCGCGCCTGGTTCTTCGGCTCCGGCGCCCACGAGCTCGAGGCCTCGGCCACCGACGTCGCAGGCAACACCGGCACGTCGACGGCGACGTTCGAGGTCCAGGTCACCTTCGACTCCCTCGCGTCCGTCGTCGAGGAGCTCGTCGACAACCGGGGCGCCGTGCGCGGGCTGACCGACAAGCTCGAGCGGGCCGAGGACGCGGACCGTCCGCGCACCCGGGCCGCCCTGCTGGCCGCGTTCGACCGCCAGCTGGCCGGGCAGGTCGGTCGCTCGGTGAGCGCCGAGCACGCCGAGATGCTGGACGGCTTCACGGACGAGCTGGAGTGA
- the dnaG gene encoding DNA primase: MAGRIKDEDVATVKEKVHLDELVGDHVALRRAGSGSLKGLCPFHDEKSPSFQVRPAVGLWHCFGCDEGGDAIAFVMKIDHLGFSDAVERLAARVGVQLRYDETPGGRGGAPRQPVGQRQRLVDANAASAQWYAEQLMTPDAGEARTLLAERGFDRAAAEHFGVGYSPRGGEELLRHLRGRGFTEEELMVSGLAGRNSQGRVYDRFRGRLMWPIRDVTGDVVGFGARRLYDDDRIEAKYLNTSETPLYKKSQVLYGVDLAKRDIARERRLVVVEGYTDVMAAHLAGVTTAVATCGTAFGDDHARTARRLIGDVTATGEIIFTFDGDSAGQKAAMRAFASDQQFVARTFVAVEPSGKDPCDLRQAEGDAAVRALVDRRVPLFEFAIRSTFAQFDLDTEEGRLAGLDAAAPIVASIKDRELRYRYAVNLDRWLGFLDEAFVVARVARASRSDGAQQLASRSSQTRVDADDPVATTERFALACALQVPDHVGAQVDTLGDDAFTVPAHRVVHESIMAVGGATGRTGAELVAAVREAAPSAVEQLVTRLAVMDLPAGEKDLPRFAVGMVAKVAEVEANRTVMDAKRRLGRLDREQEPDAWTDAFSKLMDAERHQRAVRERATGTP; the protein is encoded by the coding sequence GTGGCCGGGCGGATCAAGGACGAGGACGTCGCCACCGTCAAGGAGAAGGTCCACCTCGACGAGCTCGTCGGCGACCACGTCGCGCTCCGGCGGGCCGGGTCCGGCTCCCTCAAGGGCCTGTGCCCGTTCCACGACGAGAAGTCGCCGTCGTTCCAGGTCCGTCCCGCGGTCGGGCTCTGGCACTGCTTCGGCTGCGACGAGGGCGGCGACGCCATCGCCTTCGTCATGAAGATCGACCACCTCGGCTTCTCCGACGCCGTGGAGCGGCTCGCCGCCCGCGTCGGTGTCCAGCTGCGCTACGACGAGACCCCGGGCGGGCGCGGCGGTGCCCCGCGGCAGCCGGTCGGGCAGCGGCAGCGCCTCGTCGACGCCAACGCCGCGTCCGCCCAGTGGTACGCCGAGCAGCTCATGACCCCCGACGCCGGCGAGGCGCGGACCCTGCTCGCCGAGCGCGGCTTCGACCGGGCCGCGGCCGAGCACTTCGGCGTCGGGTACTCCCCGCGCGGCGGCGAGGAGCTGCTGCGGCACCTGCGCGGGCGCGGGTTCACCGAGGAGGAGCTCATGGTGTCCGGCCTGGCCGGGCGGAACAGCCAGGGCCGGGTCTACGACCGGTTCCGGGGCCGGCTCATGTGGCCGATCCGCGACGTCACGGGCGACGTCGTCGGGTTCGGCGCGCGCCGGCTGTACGACGACGACCGGATCGAGGCCAAGTACCTCAACACCTCCGAGACGCCGCTGTACAAGAAGTCGCAGGTGCTCTACGGCGTCGACCTGGCCAAGCGCGACATCGCCCGCGAGCGCCGGCTCGTGGTCGTCGAGGGCTACACCGACGTCATGGCCGCCCACCTGGCCGGGGTGACCACCGCGGTCGCCACCTGCGGCACGGCGTTCGGCGACGACCACGCGCGCACCGCCCGCCGCCTCATCGGCGACGTCACGGCGACCGGCGAGATCATCTTCACCTTCGACGGCGACTCCGCCGGGCAGAAGGCGGCCATGCGCGCCTTCGCCTCCGACCAGCAGTTCGTCGCCCGCACCTTCGTCGCGGTCGAGCCGTCCGGCAAGGACCCGTGCGACCTGCGCCAGGCCGAGGGGGACGCGGCGGTGCGCGCGCTCGTCGACCGGCGGGTGCCGCTGTTCGAGTTCGCCATCCGCTCGACGTTCGCGCAGTTCGACCTCGACACCGAGGAGGGGCGCCTGGCCGGGCTCGACGCGGCCGCGCCCATCGTCGCCTCGATCAAGGACCGCGAGCTCCGCTACCGGTACGCCGTCAACCTCGACCGCTGGCTCGGCTTCCTCGACGAGGCCTTCGTCGTCGCGCGGGTGGCCCGGGCGTCGCGCTCGGACGGGGCCCAGCAGCTCGCCTCGCGCTCCTCGCAGACCCGGGTGGACGCCGACGACCCGGTCGCGACCACCGAGCGGTTCGCCCTGGCCTGCGCGCTGCAGGTGCCCGACCACGTGGGTGCCCAGGTCGACACCCTCGGCGACGACGCGTTCACCGTGCCCGCGCACCGGGTGGTGCACGAGTCGATCATGGCCGTGGGCGGCGCGACCGGGCGGACCGGCGCCGAGCTGGTCGCCGCCGTCCGCGAGGCCGCCCCGAGCGCCGTCGAGCAGCTGGTCACCCGGCTGGCCGTCATGGACCTGCCGGCCGGGGAGAAGGACCTGCCCCGGTTCGCGGTCGGGATGGTCGCCAAGGTCGCCGAGGTCGAGGCCAACCGGACGGTGATGGACGCCAAGCGACGGCTCGGCCGCCTGGACCGCGAGCAGGAGCCCGACGCCTGGACCGACGCCTTCTCGAAGCTGATGGACGCCGAGCGGCACCAGCGCGCGGTCCGCGAGCGCGCGACGGGCACGCCGTGA